In one window of Mesorhizobium sp. B2-1-1 DNA:
- a CDS encoding acyl-CoA dehydrogenase family protein has protein sequence MTNPAEILGLPKPAWAADEVGMLYDMAHRFMSEEIAPRYDEFEKNEMVDCESWLKAGAAGLLCASMPEEYGGSGGTFAHESAIIEAIGHVGVDGFGIGLHNSIVAPYILHYGSEEQKKKWLPKLATGELIGAIAMTEPGAGSDLQGVKTRAERDGNQYKINGSKTFITNGQLANFIILVTKTDPAKGAKGTSLIVVETDEVDGFERGRNLDKIGLKANDTSELFFNDARVPTSNLLGHEEGQGFIQLMQQLPQERLQIGTGAIAMVERALALTIEYVKERKAFGKAVIDFQNTQFKLAELKTEATIGRVFYNDCVARHIDGGLDPVTASMAKYWLSDLQGKVVDECLQLHGGYGYMNEYPIARMFRDARVQRIYGGTNEIMKLLIGRSL, from the coding sequence ATGACCAACCCAGCCGAAATCCTTGGCCTGCCGAAGCCCGCCTGGGCGGCGGACGAGGTCGGCATGCTCTACGACATGGCGCACCGCTTCATGTCCGAAGAGATCGCGCCGCGTTACGACGAGTTTGAGAAGAACGAAATGGTCGACTGCGAGAGCTGGCTGAAGGCCGGTGCCGCCGGCCTGCTCTGCGCCTCCATGCCGGAGGAATATGGCGGATCGGGCGGCACCTTCGCCCATGAGAGCGCCATCATCGAGGCCATCGGCCATGTCGGCGTCGACGGCTTCGGCATCGGTCTGCACAATTCGATCGTCGCCCCCTACATCCTCCACTACGGCTCGGAGGAGCAAAAGAAGAAATGGCTGCCGAAGCTCGCCACCGGCGAACTGATCGGCGCCATCGCCATGACGGAGCCCGGCGCCGGCTCCGACCTGCAAGGCGTCAAGACGCGGGCCGAGAGGGACGGCAACCAATACAAGATCAATGGCTCCAAGACCTTCATCACCAATGGCCAGCTCGCCAATTTCATCATCCTCGTCACCAAGACCGATCCGGCCAAGGGCGCCAAGGGGACTTCGCTGATCGTCGTCGAGACCGACGAGGTCGACGGCTTCGAGCGCGGCCGCAACCTCGACAAGATCGGCTTGAAGGCCAATGACACGTCCGAACTGTTCTTCAACGATGCGCGTGTGCCGACCTCCAACCTGCTCGGCCACGAGGAGGGACAAGGCTTCATCCAGCTCATGCAGCAATTGCCGCAGGAGCGTTTGCAGATCGGCACCGGCGCGATTGCCATGGTCGAGCGCGCGCTGGCGCTGACCATCGAATACGTCAAGGAGCGCAAGGCGTTCGGCAAGGCGGTCATCGATTTCCAGAACACCCAGTTCAAGCTGGCCGAACTGAAGACCGAGGCCACGATCGGCCGCGTCTTCTACAATGATTGCGTGGCGCGCCACATCGATGGCGGTCTCGATCCGGTGACGGCGTCGATGGCCAAGTACTGGCTTTCCGACCTGCAGGGCAAAGTCGTCGACGAATGCCTTCAATTGCATGGCGGCTATGGCTACATGAATGAATATCCGATCGCCCGCATGTTCCGCGACGCCCGCGTCCAGCGCATCTATGGCGGCACCAACGAGATCATGAAATTGCTGATCGGCCGCTCGCTCTGA
- a CDS encoding 3-hydroxyacyl-CoA dehydrogenase NAD-binding domain-containing protein translates to MSYTNFTLDIDADGIALVTWNMPDRSMNVFTEEVMRELNAIVDRVAGDAAIKGAVITSGKDTFSGGADITMLQKMLTTFAAEKGKDLEKATRALFENAGTMTGLFRKLETSGKPWVSAINGTCMGGAFEMSLACHGRVAADSDKVKMALPEVKIGIFPGAGGTQRVPRLTDQQQALQMLTSGQNLSPQKAKAMGLIHEVAEPAKLVETAKAMIRNGLKPVAPWDEKGFKLPGGPVYSAAGANLWPPAIAILRRETYGNYPAAAAILKCVYEGLLVPFDTALRIEQRYFTEIMQTKEAAAMIRSLFVSLQELNKGARRPAGVPETRFKKIGILGAGFMGAGIAYVTAKAGIPVVLLDRDMESAEKGKAHSDGLISDQVKKGRAKPEDKDRLLSLITPTSDYADLAGCDLVVEAVFEDSAVKKSATEQAEAVLKSSAIFASNTSTIPITALAKNSARPKNFIGIHFFSPVDRMMLVEIILGKKTGDKALATAIDFVRAIKKTPIVVNDTRGFYVNRCVLRYMSEAYKMLIEGVPAPMIENAAKAAGMPVGPLALTDETAIDLAQKIMKQTIRDLGDKAIDPKQMALINTMVDDHGRFGRKNGKGFYDYPAKPAKKKLWPGLKELYPQLKPEKVDYAELQQRLLVTIALEAARVMEEGIVTDPREADVGSILAFGFAPYTGGALSYIDGIGAGQFVKIAKGLQKKYGAEFKVPRLLLDMAEKGETFYQRFDPYAKGDVKQAA, encoded by the coding sequence ATGAGCTACACCAATTTCACCCTCGACATCGACGCCGACGGCATTGCGCTGGTCACCTGGAACATGCCGGACCGCTCGATGAACGTCTTCACCGAGGAGGTGATGCGCGAGCTGAACGCCATTGTCGACAGGGTGGCGGGCGACGCCGCCATCAAGGGCGCGGTCATCACCTCCGGCAAGGATACGTTCTCAGGCGGCGCCGACATCACCATGCTCCAGAAGATGCTGACGACCTTCGCGGCTGAAAAGGGCAAGGATCTCGAAAAGGCGACCAGGGCGCTGTTCGAAAACGCCGGCACCATGACCGGTCTGTTCCGGAAGCTGGAAACATCGGGCAAGCCGTGGGTTTCAGCAATCAACGGCACCTGCATGGGCGGTGCATTCGAAATGTCGCTGGCCTGCCATGGCCGCGTCGCCGCCGATTCCGACAAGGTGAAGATGGCGCTCCCCGAGGTGAAGATCGGTATTTTCCCGGGCGCCGGCGGCACCCAGCGGGTGCCGCGTCTCACCGACCAGCAGCAGGCGCTGCAAATGCTGACCTCCGGCCAGAACCTGTCGCCGCAGAAGGCGAAGGCGATGGGCCTGATCCACGAGGTCGCCGAGCCGGCCAAGCTGGTCGAGACTGCGAAGGCCATGATCAGGAACGGCCTCAAGCCGGTAGCGCCGTGGGACGAGAAGGGATTCAAGCTGCCCGGCGGCCCGGTCTATTCGGCGGCGGGCGCTAATCTGTGGCCGCCGGCCATCGCCATCCTGCGCCGCGAGACCTATGGCAATTATCCGGCCGCCGCGGCGATCCTGAAATGCGTCTATGAGGGCCTGTTGGTGCCGTTCGACACCGCCCTCAGGATCGAACAGCGCTATTTCACGGAGATCATGCAGACCAAGGAAGCGGCGGCGATGATCCGCTCGCTGTTCGTATCGTTGCAGGAACTCAACAAGGGCGCGCGCCGCCCGGCCGGCGTGCCGGAAACCAGGTTCAAGAAGATCGGTATTCTCGGCGCGGGCTTCATGGGCGCCGGTATCGCCTATGTCACGGCCAAAGCCGGCATCCCGGTGGTGCTGCTCGACCGCGACATGGAGTCCGCCGAGAAGGGCAAGGCCCATTCGGATGGTCTGATCTCGGATCAGGTGAAGAAGGGGCGTGCCAAGCCCGAGGACAAGGACAGGCTCCTGTCGCTGATCACGCCGACATCGGACTATGCCGACCTTGCCGGCTGCGATCTCGTGGTCGAGGCGGTGTTCGAGGATTCCGCGGTGAAGAAAAGCGCCACCGAACAGGCGGAAGCGGTGCTGAAGTCGTCGGCGATCTTCGCGTCGAACACCTCGACCATTCCGATCACCGCCCTGGCCAAGAATTCGGCGCGGCCGAAGAATTTCATCGGCATCCATTTCTTCTCGCCGGTCGACAGGATGATGCTGGTCGAAATCATCCTTGGCAAGAAGACCGGTGACAAGGCGCTGGCCACCGCGATCGACTTCGTGCGCGCCATCAAGAAAACGCCGATCGTCGTCAACGATACGCGCGGTTTCTACGTCAACCGCTGCGTCCTGCGCTATATGTCGGAAGCCTACAAGATGTTGATCGAGGGCGTTCCGGCACCGATGATCGAGAACGCCGCCAAGGCCGCCGGCATGCCGGTCGGCCCGCTGGCGCTGACCGACGAGACGGCCATCGACCTCGCCCAGAAGATCATGAAGCAGACCATCAGGGATCTCGGCGACAAGGCGATCGACCCGAAGCAGATGGCGCTGATCAACACCATGGTCGACGACCACGGCCGCTTCGGCCGCAAGAACGGCAAGGGCTTCTACGACTATCCGGCCAAGCCGGCCAAGAAGAAGCTGTGGCCGGGCCTTAAGGAGCTCTATCCGCAGCTCAAGCCGGAGAAGGTCGACTATGCGGAATTGCAGCAGCGCCTGCTGGTCACCATCGCGTTGGAAGCGGCCCGGGTGATGGAGGAGGGCATCGTCACCGATCCGCGCGAGGCCGATGTCGGCTCGATCCTGGCCTTCGGCTTCGCGCCCTATACGGGCGGCGCGCTGTCCTACATCGACGGCATCGGCGCCGGGCAGTTCGTCAAGATCGCAAAGGGCTTGCAGAAGAAATACGGCGCCGAGTTCAAGGTGCCCAGGCTGCTGCTCGACATGGCCGAAAAGGGCGAGACTTTTTACCAGCGCTTCGACCCCTACGCGAAGGGCGACGTGAAGCAGGCGGCCTGA
- a CDS encoding helix-turn-helix transcriptional regulator, translated as MLSHDRVWAAIDALAERYSLSASGLAKRAGLDSTAFNKSKRLSSDGRPRWPSTESLAKIIEATGASLDEFTGLIEGRAGHGAMPARGRAVPLLGFAQAGAGGFFDDAGFPAGQGWDLVELPAQSTESSYALQVQGDSMLPLYRNGDVLIVEPAALIRKGDRVVVKTTGGEVMAKVLDRQTARSIALVSLNPDHPDRDIPMREVEWVARIVWASQ; from the coding sequence TTGCTCTCGCATGACCGTGTTTGGGCCGCCATCGACGCTCTGGCCGAGCGGTATTCGCTCTCGGCTTCCGGCCTGGCGAAGCGGGCCGGCCTTGATTCGACTGCCTTCAACAAGTCGAAGCGACTGTCGTCGGACGGCAGGCCGCGCTGGCCCTCGACCGAATCGCTGGCCAAGATCATCGAGGCGACGGGCGCTTCGCTCGACGAATTCACCGGGCTGATAGAAGGTCGGGCCGGCCACGGCGCGATGCCCGCCCGCGGGCGTGCCGTTCCGTTGCTCGGCTTTGCCCAGGCCGGCGCCGGCGGGTTTTTCGACGATGCCGGCTTCCCGGCCGGTCAAGGCTGGGATCTGGTGGAACTGCCGGCGCAATCGACCGAGAGTTCCTATGCGCTTCAGGTGCAAGGCGATTCAATGCTGCCGCTCTACCGCAATGGCGACGTGCTCATCGTCGAGCCGGCAGCCCTCATCCGCAAGGGCGATCGCGTCGTCGTCAAGACGACGGGCGGCGAGGTGATGGCCAAGGTGCTCGATCGCCAGACCGCTAGGTCGATCGCACTGGTTTCGCTCAATCCCGATCATCCGGACCGCGACATTCCCATGCGCGAGGTTGAATGGGTGGCGCGGATCGTCTGGGCAAGCCAATAG
- a CDS encoding thioesterase family protein — translation MYVWGRLARMMATAGSRGSYQMGDESRLAFRCLPTDIDFNRHLNNARYMMLADLGRIDIFIRAGLITLARTNGWAPMIGGLQSAYVREIKLWRRFEVVSSIETWEGSQVIGKHRFVLDNGETAALIMTTAGVYDRAARRFLDIDEVVAALGRSAQPRPPSEAERAFMASHRNLRGQAKRIG, via the coding sequence ATGTATGTCTGGGGGCGCCTTGCGCGTATGATGGCCACGGCGGGCAGCCGTGGCTCCTACCAGATGGGTGATGAAAGCCGATTGGCCTTTCGCTGCCTGCCGACGGACATCGATTTTAACCGCCATCTCAACAATGCCCGCTATATGATGCTGGCGGACCTTGGCCGCATCGATATCTTCATCCGCGCCGGCCTCATCACTCTGGCGAGAACGAATGGCTGGGCGCCGATGATCGGCGGGCTGCAATCGGCCTATGTGCGTGAGATCAAACTGTGGCGGCGTTTCGAAGTGGTGTCTTCGATCGAGACCTGGGAAGGCAGCCAGGTCATCGGCAAGCACCGTTTCGTCCTCGACAATGGCGAGACCGCCGCATTGATCATGACGACAGCCGGCGTCTACGACCGCGCCGCCCGGCGCTTTCTCGATATTGACGAGGTCGTCGCCGCGCTTGGCCGCTCCGCCCAGCCGCGTCCGCCCAGCGAAGCCGAGCGGGCGTTCATGGCCTCGCACCGGAACCTGCGCGGGCAGGCCAAGCGGATCGGTTGA
- a CDS encoding acetyl-CoA C-acetyltransferase, producing the protein MAEAYVYDAVRTPRGRGKKDGSLHEVPAVRLAARTLEALRDRNGLDTATVDDIIFGCVDPVGEAGSVIPRAAAFEAGYATSAPGMQISRFCASGLDAINFGAAKIAQGADEIVIAGGVESMSRVGMGASGGAWFMDPSVGLPGWFVPQGISADLIATKYGFSRDDVDAYAVESQKRAAKSWADGRFRNSVIPIKDQNGLTILDHDEHMRPSTDMQSLASLNPSFVMPGEMGGFDAVAVQKHPEVEEVNHVHHAGNSSGIVDGAAAVLLGSKKAGKAMGLKPRARIRAFANIGSEPVLMLTGPVDVTEKLLKRAKMKLSDIDLFELNEAFASVVLRYMQAFDIEHDRINVNGGAIAMGHPLGATGAMIFGTVLDELERRDLNTALVTLCIGAGMGTATIIERV; encoded by the coding sequence ATGGCCGAAGCTTACGTCTATGACGCCGTTCGCACGCCGCGCGGCAGGGGCAAGAAGGATGGCTCGCTGCACGAAGTGCCGGCAGTGCGGCTCGCCGCCAGGACGCTGGAGGCGCTGCGCGACCGCAACGGGCTCGACACTGCAACTGTCGACGACATCATCTTCGGTTGTGTCGACCCGGTCGGCGAGGCGGGGTCGGTCATTCCGCGCGCCGCGGCCTTCGAGGCCGGCTACGCGACCTCGGCGCCCGGCATGCAGATCTCGCGCTTCTGCGCCTCCGGCCTCGACGCCATCAATTTCGGCGCCGCCAAGATAGCCCAGGGCGCCGATGAGATCGTCATTGCCGGCGGTGTCGAATCGATGTCGCGCGTCGGCATGGGCGCCTCGGGTGGCGCCTGGTTCATGGACCCTTCGGTCGGCCTGCCCGGCTGGTTCGTGCCGCAAGGTATTTCGGCCGACCTGATCGCCACAAAATACGGCTTCAGCCGGGATGATGTCGACGCCTACGCCGTCGAGAGCCAGAAGCGCGCGGCAAAATCCTGGGCCGATGGCCGCTTCAGGAATTCGGTGATCCCGATCAAGGACCAGAATGGTCTCACCATCCTCGACCATGACGAGCATATGCGCCCATCGACCGACATGCAGTCGCTGGCCTCGCTCAATCCCTCCTTCGTCATGCCCGGCGAAATGGGCGGCTTCGACGCCGTCGCGGTGCAGAAGCATCCGGAAGTGGAGGAGGTCAATCACGTCCACCATGCCGGCAATTCGTCGGGCATCGTCGATGGCGCGGCCGCCGTGCTGCTCGGTTCGAAGAAGGCCGGCAAGGCCATGGGCCTGAAACCGCGCGCGCGCATCCGCGCCTTCGCCAACATCGGCTCCGAGCCGGTGCTGATGTTGACCGGCCCCGTTGACGTCACCGAGAAGCTGTTGAAGCGCGCCAAGATGAAGCTGTCGGACATCGATCTGTTCGAGCTCAACGAGGCCTTCGCCTCCGTGGTGCTGCGCTACATGCAGGCCTTCGATATCGAGCACGACAGGATCAACGTCAATGGCGGCGCCATCGCCATGGGCCATCCGCTGGGCGCCACCGGCGCGATGATCTTCGGCACCGTGCTGGACGAGCTCGAGCGCCGCGATTTGAACACCGCGCTGGTGACGCTGTGCATCGGCGCCGGCATGGGCACCGCAACCATCATCGAACGCGTCTGA